One part of the Populus alba chromosome 18, ASM523922v2, whole genome shotgun sequence genome encodes these proteins:
- the LOC118046001 gene encoding protein indeterminate-domain 7: protein MDENMSNLTSASGEVSASSGSRIETGAIYPQHSFDSTNQPPPKKKKSFPGNPDPDAEVIALSPNSLQATNRFICEICNKGFKRDQNLQLHRRGHNLPWKLKQRTNKEVKKKVYVCPEVTCVHHDPSRALGDLTGIKKHFSRKHGEKKWKCEKCSKRYAVQSDWKAHSKICGTREYRCNCGTLFSRRDSFITHRAFCDALAEESVRAITVNPILYSQQPGSSASHLVNLQALSVKREQDQNQHHFNPRPEYSIPPWLVFPPVGDAGTGPPQINLSSQLFPENFNQSFLQHGNPSTNPTVLPPFQSASTVSPHMSATALLQKAAQMGVTMSKPSPPAAAAAILRPHQGHMSNLNPGFSSTLPAVTSGLFLSSREEMGSGFGHGLVSLENKAAAVTSGIMEHLAASDAGGPSLVHDMMTSLSSASGFDGSSFDNEDFNGMLNPKRDSGNFQERLSKSTESQFRRSDHDVRTSAVGSPHGGGNDDLTRDFLGLKAFPHKDWLDHINPPTYGQRNQNLPPPWQG, encoded by the exons ATGGATGAGAATATGTCCAATTTAACTTCAGCATCTGGTGAAGTAAGTGCTTCTTCAGGCAGCAGAATTGAAACTGGTGCTATATACCCTCAACACTCCTTTGATTCAACAAATCAACCGccaccaaagaagaaaaaaagtttcccaGGCAACCCAG aCCCAGATGCGGAAGTGATAGCTTTGTCTCCCAACAGTCTGCAGGCAACAAACAGATTTATATGTGAGATCTGTAACAAAGGATTTAAGAGAGATCAGAATCTTCAACTTCATAGAAGAGGGCATAACCTGCCATGGAAGCTAAAGCAAAGAACAAACAAAGAGGTGAAAAAGAAGGTATATGTGTGTCCAGAGGTTACTTGTGTGCACCATGACCCATCAAGGGCTCTTGGGGACCTCACAGGGATCAAGAAGCACTTTAGCAGAAAGCATGGTGAGAAGAAGTGGAAGTGTGAAAAGTGCTCAAAACGTTATGCAGTTCAATCAGACTGGAAAGCTCACTCTAAAATTTGTGGCACAAGAGAGTATAGATGTAATTGTGGCACTCTTTTCTCTAG GAGGGACAGTTTCATCACCCACAGAGCCTTCTGTGATGCTTTAGCAGAAGAGAGTGTTCGAGCGATCACTGTAAACCCTATTCTCTACTCTCAGCAACCTGGCTCCTCTGCTTCACACCTGGTCAATTTACAAGCCCTGTCGGTGAAAAGAGAGCAAGATCAAAACCAGCATCATTTTAACCCTAGACCAGAATATAGTATCCCACCATGGTTGGTTTTTCCACCAGTCGGAGATGCTGGTACAGGTCCACCACAGATCAATCTCTCCTCACAACTATTCCCAGAAAATTTTAACCAGTCATTTTTGCAACATGGAAACCCTAGCACCAACCCTACTGTACTTCCTCCATTCCAGTCCGCATCAACAGTTTCCCCTCACATGTCTGCCACTGCATTGCTGCAAAAAGCAGCACAAATGGGGGTGACGATGAGCAAGCCTTCTCCgccagctgctgctgctgccatACTTAGACCCCACCAAGGTCACATGTCTAATCTGAACCCTGGTTTCAGTTCCACGTTACCAGCTGTCACATCTGGTCTATTTTTGTCATCACGTGAAGAGATGGGAAGTGGGTTTGGCCATGGGCTGGTATCTTTAGAGAATAAAGCTGCTGCTGTCACATCTGGTATCATGGAACATCTTGCTGCGAGTGATGCAGGAGGGCCTTCTTTAGTCCATGATATGATGACTTCTTTATCTTCTGCGAGTGGGTTTGATGGTTCATCCTTTGATAATGAGGATTTCAATGGAATGTTGAATCCAAAAAGAGACAGTGGTAATTTTCAGGAAAGACTCTCAAAGTCAACAGAATCCCAATTTAGGAGGAGTGATCATGACGTTAGAACTTCTGCTGTTGGTAGTCCTCATGGAGGTGGCAACGATGACTTGACAAGAGATTTCTTGGGTCTTAAAGCATTTCCTCACAAAGACTGGCTCGATCACATTAACCCTCCAACATATGGGCAAAGGAACCAAAATCTACCACCACCTTGGCAAGGTTAG